TATACTAAAACAGCGGCATATAGCGTAACTCGTTGAATTTGCAACTAGTTACGACCAACACCAATGTGGATAACTCTGTGGAGGGAATCACTCCCTATTGTGTCAGGAGGGGCGCCGAGTGGGCGCGGGGGCGCAGCCTTGGGTGCGCCGAGTGTCAACAAGACCGAACACTCTCCACTCGCCCGAGTGCCGCGCGAGGAGGAACGCGTCAACGCCGCAGTGCGAGAAGCGGTCGCCGGCGAAGAACCAGTAGTCCACCCAGATGCTGGCCAGGTCGCCATCGACATGGATCACGGGATTGGCGATGCGCTCGTCCAGCAGCAGTCCCGCAGGCGCACGTCCGATGCTCGTCAGCCACCCGTCGATCGTCTCGAAGCGCACGCTGTCGCGGGTGAGCGTCTGCGTCGAGGCGTTCGAGACGAACGCGGCCCGCATCGCCGCGGTATCGCGCGCGCGCATGGCGTCGAAGAGTCGCGTGATCACGCGATAGGCCGCGTCGTGCTCCGCGGACTGTGCGCTCGCCGAGCTGCTCAGCGAGCCGGCGAGAAGGATACCGAGTGCGACGAGACGGATGGACGCGGCGTACGCACGATGCATGGGGTCCTCACGGACTGGAGGGAACGGCTCACCCCGTCAATACGGGCAAGGACCGGATTCGTTCCTGCCACTCCCGCGGTCCGGTCTCGTGCACGTTGCTTCCGGCGGCATCGACGGCGACGGTGACGGGCATCTCCTGCACGTCGAACTCGTAGATCGCCTCCATCCCCAGATCGGCGAAGGCGACCAC
This window of the Gemmatimonadota bacterium genome carries:
- a CDS encoding nuclear transport factor 2 family protein, whose product is MHRAYAASIRLVALGILLAGSLSSSASAQSAEHDAAYRVITRLFDAMRARDTAAMRAAFVSNASTQTLTRDSVRFETIDGWLTSIGRAPAGLLLDERIANPVIHVDGDLASIWVDYWFFAGDRFSHCGVDAFLLARHSGEWRVFGLVDTRRTQGCAPAPTRRPS